A part of Denitratisoma oestradiolicum genomic DNA contains:
- the glgP gene encoding alpha-glucan family phosphorylase, protein MPGTRYLLEVNPRLPPALSRLDELANDLWYSWDRPTRALFVRLGQKLWNAASHSPKALLKRVDQHRLDSAAEDPVYLGMLARVLSAYDSYHKTPPRDHVPRLEQGESIAYFCAEFGFHESLPIYSGGLGILAGDHCKTASDMKLPFVGVGLLYRQGYFQQTIDGEGRQAAMYNDSDFDDLPMAPVLKSDGSELHVTVTLPGRNVEVKVWQVKVGQVRLYLLDTDLERNAIHDRDIAHQLYGGDRTTRLEQEIILGVGGVKVLKEVGYQPTVWHINEGHAAFLILERMRQLVQEGLDMTSALEAVACNTVFTTHTAVPAGHDHFAEDMIRQYFGQFCRELGCDMEALLELGRVPGQHEFNMTALAIRGSRFQNGVSRVHGEVSARMLAGLWPQINPGDNPMDYVTNGVHVPTFLSDLWHDTLNRYLGDGWSQRLTDTHCWAGIDNIPDHVFWSARLAIKSQMLYLLRHRIGQQHARNQGSQAHLDRLLKYADPDNPNVLTIGFARRFATYKRATLLFRNLDWLRQIVADPERPVLFIFAGKAHPADEPGQSLIRRIAEVAAMPEFEGRILMAEGYDLHLSRRLVAGVDVWLNNPVYPLEASGTSGMKAAINGVINLSVLDGWWAEGFDDSEGSENGWGIKPVSATYDDNRRDAEEARSLYEALQDQVIPLYYNRGPMGYSPGWVAMAKRSIATVTPHFTSQRMVGEYVTKFYQSASRQWRRYSQDNFAGARSLATWKARVRRAWPGVIMQRLDAATRRIGFGEGVQFEVALQLNGLAPADVQVELLLGRPNGAHHRPARRLRLEHRGRGEDGRERYALDLVPDLCGKIEYRIRAFPRHEMLTHPFEMGMMIWL, encoded by the coding sequence ATGCCCGGAACCCGCTACCTGCTGGAGGTCAATCCCCGACTGCCCCCCGCCCTGAGCCGGCTCGACGAGCTGGCCAACGATCTCTGGTATAGCTGGGACCGGCCCACCCGTGCCCTCTTCGTGCGCCTCGGGCAGAAGCTCTGGAACGCCGCCAGCCACAGCCCCAAGGCCCTGTTGAAGCGCGTGGACCAGCACCGTCTCGACAGCGCGGCGGAAGACCCGGTGTATCTGGGCATGCTGGCCCGGGTGCTGTCCGCCTACGACAGTTATCACAAGACGCCGCCCCGGGACCATGTGCCCCGCCTGGAGCAAGGTGAATCCATCGCCTACTTCTGCGCCGAATTCGGCTTTCACGAAAGCCTGCCCATCTACTCCGGCGGCCTGGGCATCCTGGCCGGGGACCACTGCAAGACCGCCAGCGACATGAAGCTGCCCTTCGTCGGCGTCGGGCTGCTCTACCGTCAGGGCTACTTCCAGCAGACCATCGATGGCGAGGGTCGCCAGGCTGCCATGTACAACGACTCTGACTTCGACGACCTGCCCATGGCGCCGGTACTGAAAAGCGATGGCAGCGAACTGCACGTCACGGTGACCCTGCCGGGACGGAACGTGGAAGTGAAGGTCTGGCAGGTGAAGGTGGGCCAGGTCAGGCTTTACCTGCTGGACACGGACCTCGAGCGCAACGCCATCCACGACCGTGACATCGCCCACCAACTCTACGGCGGCGACCGCACCACCCGCCTGGAACAGGAAATCATCCTCGGTGTCGGCGGCGTCAAGGTCCTGAAGGAAGTGGGCTATCAACCCACTGTCTGGCACATCAACGAAGGCCATGCCGCCTTTCTGATCCTGGAGCGCATGCGCCAACTGGTGCAGGAAGGCCTGGACATGACCAGCGCCCTGGAGGCCGTGGCCTGCAACACGGTATTCACCACCCACACCGCCGTGCCCGCCGGCCACGATCATTTCGCCGAGGACATGATTCGCCAGTACTTCGGCCAGTTCTGCCGGGAACTGGGCTGCGACATGGAGGCCCTGCTGGAACTGGGCCGGGTACCAGGCCAGCACGAGTTCAACATGACCGCCCTGGCGATCCGGGGCTCCCGTTTCCAGAATGGCGTCTCCAGGGTCCATGGCGAGGTGTCGGCCCGCATGCTGGCCGGACTGTGGCCCCAGATCAATCCCGGCGACAACCCCATGGACTACGTCACCAACGGCGTCCATGTCCCCACCTTTCTGTCCGACCTCTGGCACGACACCCTGAACCGCTACCTGGGGGACGGCTGGAGCCAGAGGCTCACGGATACCCACTGCTGGGCCGGCATCGATAACATTCCGGACCATGTGTTCTGGAGTGCGCGCCTGGCCATCAAGTCCCAGATGCTCTATCTGCTGCGCCACCGCATTGGCCAGCAGCACGCCCGCAACCAGGGTTCCCAGGCCCACCTGGACCGGCTGCTGAAATATGCCGATCCCGATAATCCCAATGTGCTGACCATCGGTTTCGCCCGCCGCTTCGCCACCTACAAGCGTGCCACGCTGCTGTTCAGGAACCTGGACTGGCTGCGCCAGATCGTTGCCGACCCGGAGCGGCCGGTGCTGTTCATCTTCGCCGGCAAGGCCCATCCAGCCGACGAACCGGGACAGTCCCTGATCCGACGCATCGCCGAAGTCGCCGCCATGCCCGAATTCGAGGGCCGCATCCTGATGGCCGAGGGCTATGATCTGCACTTGAGTCGGCGCCTGGTGGCCGGAGTGGATGTCTGGCTCAACAACCCGGTCTATCCTCTGGAAGCCTCGGGCACTTCGGGCATGAAGGCGGCCATCAACGGGGTGATCAATCTCTCGGTGCTGGATGGCTGGTGGGCCGAGGGCTTCGACGACAGCGAAGGAAGTGAAAATGGCTGGGGCATCAAGCCTGTTTCCGCTACTTACGACGACAACCGTCGCGATGCGGAAGAGGCCCGCAGTCTCTACGAGGCCCTCCAGGATCAGGTCATCCCCCTTTACTACAACCGCGGTCCCATGGGCTATTCGCCGGGCTGGGTGGCCATGGCCAAGCGCTCCATCGCCACGGTGACCCCCCACTTCACTTCCCAGCGGATGGTGGGGGAATACGTGACCAAGTTCTATCAGTCTGCCTCCCGCCAGTGGCGCCGCTACAGTCAGGACAACTTCGCCGGCGCCCGCAGCCTCGCAACCTGGAAGGCACGGGTGCGCCGGGCCTGGCCCGGCGTGATCATGCAGCGGCTGGACGCCGCCACTCGCCGGATCGGCTTTGGCGAAGGCGTGCAATTCGAGGTGGCGTTGCAGTTGAACGGTCTGGCTCCCGCCGACGTCCAGGTGGAACTGCTGCTGGGCCGCCCCAATGGCGCCCACCATCGGCCGGCCCGACGTCTGCGCCTGGAACACCGGGGGCGCGGCGAGGATGGTCGGGAACGCTATGCTCTGGATCTGGTCCCTGACCTCTGCGGCAAGATCGAGTACCGCATTCGCGCCTTTCCCCGCCACGAGATGCTTACCCACCCCTTTGAAATGGGCATGATGATCTGGCTATGA
- the pgi gene encoding glucose-6-phosphate isomerase, whose translation MTTSITQSPLWQGLEQQSARLNKLHLRNLCADPERFSRCSLEWDGLLLDFSKQRIDGPTLDLLRQLWQWRDGPGWLARMITGEPINHTEGRAVLHMALRAAPDQAILCQGRDVMPDVAAVLDRMEDFCRRIHQGQWRGAGGEMIRNVVNIGIGGSDLGPKMATQALNACQVPGLKLHYVSNVDGAHLAATLADLDPATTLFIIASKTFTTQETMQNAASARQWLVATLGEGAVARHFVAVSTNLKAVAEFGIDPANAFAFWDWVGGRFSLWSAIGLPLALAVGFGNFRRLLEGGRAMDRHFLTAPAEANLPLTLALLEVWNTDFLGAQTRALLPYSQSLELLPRYLQQLEMESNGKRVDRAGQVLDYPSAPILWGEAGTNGQHAFYQLLHQGERLVPCDFIACREADLPLPGHQALLLANCLAQSKALMQGKTLEEARAELLAGDASQGQAAALAPYKVFPGNQPSTTLLLPRLDPYTLGQLIALFEHKVFALGVLWNLNSFDQWGVEYGKQLAKQLLPMIEGQGDITDLDSSSAGLIAYLKRS comes from the coding sequence ATGACAACTTCGATCACCCAGTCCCCCCTCTGGCAGGGCCTGGAACAACAGTCCGCCCGCCTGAACAAGCTCCATCTGCGGAATCTGTGTGCCGACCCGGAACGTTTTTCCCGCTGCTCCCTGGAGTGGGATGGCTTGCTGCTGGACTTTTCCAAACAGCGCATTGATGGCCCGACCCTGGATCTGTTGCGGCAGCTCTGGCAATGGCGCGACGGCCCGGGGTGGCTCGCCCGCATGATCACCGGCGAGCCCATCAATCACACCGAGGGACGTGCGGTGCTGCACATGGCCCTGCGCGCCGCGCCGGACCAGGCCATCCTCTGCCAGGGCCGGGACGTGATGCCGGACGTGGCTGCGGTGCTGGACCGGATGGAGGATTTCTGCCGGCGCATTCATCAGGGCCAGTGGCGGGGGGCCGGCGGAGAGATGATCCGCAACGTGGTGAACATCGGCATCGGCGGCTCCGACCTGGGGCCCAAGATGGCGACCCAGGCCCTCAACGCCTGTCAGGTGCCCGGCCTGAAGCTGCACTACGTCTCCAACGTGGACGGCGCCCATCTGGCGGCCACCCTGGCCGACCTGGACCCGGCCACCACGCTGTTCATCATCGCCAGCAAAACCTTCACCACCCAGGAGACCATGCAGAATGCCGCCTCCGCCCGCCAGTGGCTGGTGGCAACCCTGGGTGAGGGGGCGGTGGCCCGGCACTTCGTGGCAGTCTCCACCAATCTCAAGGCCGTGGCGGAATTCGGCATCGACCCGGCCAATGCCTTTGCCTTCTGGGACTGGGTGGGAGGTCGATTTTCCCTCTGGTCGGCTATCGGTCTGCCCCTGGCCCTGGCCGTGGGTTTCGGGAATTTCCGCCGTCTGCTGGAAGGGGGCCGGGCCATGGACCGGCATTTCCTCACTGCTCCGGCGGAGGCCAACCTGCCCTTGACCCTGGCTTTGCTGGAAGTCTGGAACACCGACTTCCTCGGCGCCCAGACCCGGGCTCTGCTGCCCTACAGCCAGTCCCTGGAACTATTGCCCCGCTATCTCCAACAACTGGAAATGGAATCCAACGGCAAGCGGGTGGACCGGGCCGGCCAGGTGCTGGATTACCCCTCGGCTCCCATCCTCTGGGGCGAGGCGGGCACCAACGGCCAGCACGCCTTCTACCAGTTGCTGCACCAGGGCGAACGCCTGGTCCCCTGCGACTTCATCGCCTGTCGGGAAGCCGACCTGCCCCTGCCCGGCCACCAGGCCCTGTTGCTGGCCAACTGCCTGGCCCAGAGCAAGGCCCTGATGCAGGGCAAGACCCTGGAGGAAGCCCGTGCCGAACTGCTGGCCGGCGACGCCAGCCAGGGTCAGGCCGCGGCCCTTGCCCCCTACAAGGTCTTCCCCGGCAACCAGCCCTCCACCACCCTGCTGCTGCCCCGCCTGGACCCCTACACCCTGGGCCAGTTGATCGCCCTGTTCGAACACAAGGTGTTCGCCCTGGGGGTGCTGTGGAACCTCAACAGCTTCGACCAGTGGGGCGTGGAATATGGCAAGCAACTGGCCAAGCAGTTGCTGCCCATGATCGAGGGGCAGGGAGATATCACAGACCTGGACAGTTCCAGCGCCGGACTGATCGCCTATCTGAAACGATCCTGA
- the glgA gene encoding glycogen synthase GlgA, with protein sequence MKILFVTPELAPWVKTGGLGDVSAALPPALRQAGADVRVLLPWYPALQQAFPNASAVAPVPPLGGLLPGALLRQAIAPDGTPLLLLDCPEYYARPSNPYLGPDGLDWPDNHLRFGLLSRVAAWLGSTDCPLDWQCDLLHCNDWQTGLAPAYLRYLPGARARTLITVHNLAFQGLFGQTALAALGLPPAAWSMVGVEYHGYLSFLKAGLQHADGIATVSPGYAREVQTPEEGMGLDGLLRHRRDSLLGILNGIDTKIWDPARDPHIPHPYDALHLEGKALNKSALQRELGLAEAPDRPLLGVVSRLTHQKGLDLLVTSASKILDLPVQLVVLGNGDKTLEQEFLALAKDHPGQVAVRIGFDEGLAHRIEAGADLFLMPSRFEPCGLNQMYSQRYGTPPLVRATGGLADTVTDCNPEAANGASGFVFQEARGADFLAAVERAVAAWRNKTLWRRLQLNGMTRDWSWHAPAREYLAYYARLLG encoded by the coding sequence ATGAAAATTCTTTTTGTCACTCCCGAGCTGGCCCCCTGGGTCAAGACCGGCGGCCTGGGAGATGTTTCCGCCGCCCTGCCTCCCGCCCTGCGTCAGGCCGGCGCCGACGTGCGGGTGCTGCTGCCCTGGTATCCAGCCCTGCAACAGGCCTTCCCGAATGCCTCTGCCGTGGCCCCAGTGCCTCCCCTGGGGGGGCTATTGCCTGGCGCGCTGCTGCGCCAGGCAATAGCCCCGGACGGCACGCCCCTGCTGTTGCTGGACTGCCCGGAGTATTACGCCCGCCCGAGCAATCCCTACCTGGGGCCGGACGGCCTCGACTGGCCCGACAATCATCTGCGCTTCGGCCTGCTCTCTCGGGTCGCCGCCTGGCTCGGCAGCACGGACTGTCCCCTGGACTGGCAGTGCGATCTGCTCCATTGCAACGATTGGCAGACGGGCCTGGCCCCTGCCTATCTGCGCTACCTGCCCGGCGCCCGTGCCCGAACCCTGATCACGGTCCATAACCTGGCCTTCCAGGGACTCTTCGGCCAGACGGCCCTGGCGGCCCTGGGCCTGCCTCCTGCGGCCTGGTCCATGGTGGGCGTCGAATACCACGGCTATCTGTCCTTCCTCAAGGCCGGCCTGCAACACGCCGACGGCATCGCCACGGTGAGCCCCGGCTACGCCCGGGAAGTCCAGACGCCGGAAGAGGGTATGGGCCTGGACGGCCTGCTGCGCCATCGGCGGGACAGCCTCTTGGGCATTCTCAACGGCATCGACACGAAGATTTGGGACCCGGCCCGGGACCCCCACATTCCCCATCCCTACGACGCCCTGCATCTGGAGGGCAAGGCCCTGAACAAGTCCGCCCTGCAACGGGAGCTGGGGCTGGCGGAAGCCCCCGACCGGCCCCTGCTGGGCGTGGTGAGCCGGCTCACCCACCAGAAGGGCCTGGACCTGCTGGTCACAAGCGCCAGCAAGATCCTCGACCTACCGGTCCAACTGGTGGTGCTGGGCAACGGCGACAAAACCCTGGAGCAGGAGTTTCTCGCCCTGGCGAAGGATCACCCGGGACAGGTGGCGGTGCGCATCGGTTTCGACGAGGGCCTGGCCCATCGCATCGAAGCCGGCGCCGACCTGTTCCTGATGCCTTCTCGCTTCGAGCCCTGCGGCCTGAACCAGATGTACAGCCAGCGCTACGGTACCCCGCCCCTGGTGCGGGCCACCGGCGGACTGGCGGATACCGTGACCGACTGCAATCCGGAGGCAGCGAACGGCGCCAGCGGCTTTGTCTTTCAGGAAGCCCGGGGCGCCGATTTCCTGGCTGCCGTGGAGCGGGCCGTGGCCGCCTGGCGAAACAAAACTCTGTGGCGGCGACTCCAGCTCAACGGCATGACCCGGGACTGGAGCTGGCATGCCCCGGCCCGGGAATATCTGGCGTACTACGCTAGGTTACTGGGATAA
- a CDS encoding methyl-accepting chemotaxis protein codes for MNNLSIGKRIFILMMVASALLLTTAGIGWHNESNAVAALKTVYEDRVVPLRDLAKIGELLGDNTTELLLTIQHDPKGPLAAAHDHAVDIHVERFEKRRIEIGTLWDKYMATYLTEEEKPLASDFTAKRKVWMDRAADLIQRIKGGDYSPELVKELLKARNQHAVAATQALDKLSAYQAQVARTTYEEEVATHTTGTRMFFLIIIGGMAAAGGFAWFLTRAITEPINASVVIAEAIASGNLTRRVPPGGRDEAGRLLAAFARMQDGLRSMVSGSQKSAQELSRAAEELTGAASQSASATESQSEAAAGMAAAVEEMSVSIDQVRDHARDAQAIAAAAGEESRSGGQVVHSSAEEMHQVSTAVNEAASTIRELENYSNEISAVINVIREVADQTNLLALNAAIEAARAGEQGRGFAVVADEVRKLAERTSESTHTIAMVIDKVQAGARRAAQEIESGVSRVNDGVNLAHQAGDSITGIQSGAERVGNAVADIVNALDEQANATQEIARGVERIASMAEENSASVRQTSNAADRLQALARELELSVERFHV; via the coding sequence ATGAATAATCTTTCCATTGGGAAACGGATTTTTATCCTCATGATGGTGGCTAGTGCACTATTGCTGACCACTGCAGGCATCGGCTGGCACAACGAGAGCAATGCCGTCGCCGCCCTCAAAACAGTATACGAAGACCGTGTGGTCCCTTTGCGCGACCTGGCCAAGATCGGCGAACTGCTGGGTGACAACACCACGGAGTTGTTGCTGACCATACAGCACGACCCCAAGGGCCCCCTGGCCGCCGCCCACGACCACGCCGTAGATATTCACGTGGAAAGATTCGAGAAGCGGCGCATCGAAATTGGCACCCTGTGGGATAAATACATGGCCACCTATCTGACCGAGGAGGAAAAGCCCCTGGCCAGTGATTTCACCGCCAAGCGCAAGGTGTGGATGGACCGCGCCGCTGATTTGATCCAGCGGATCAAGGGGGGCGATTATTCGCCGGAACTGGTCAAGGAATTGCTGAAAGCACGTAATCAGCATGCGGTGGCCGCCACCCAGGCCCTGGACAAGCTTTCGGCCTATCAGGCACAGGTGGCACGAACAACTTACGAAGAAGAAGTGGCTACCCACACCACGGGTACGAGGATGTTTTTCTTGATCATTATTGGCGGCATGGCTGCGGCAGGTGGTTTTGCATGGTTTCTGACTCGAGCCATTACGGAACCGATCAATGCTTCGGTCGTGATTGCCGAGGCCATTGCCAGTGGCAACCTCACTCGCAGGGTGCCGCCGGGTGGCCGAGACGAAGCCGGCCGTCTTCTGGCAGCCTTTGCTCGCATGCAGGATGGCTTGCGCAGCATGGTCAGTGGCTCTCAGAAAAGTGCGCAGGAACTATCCCGGGCCGCTGAGGAGTTGACGGGTGCCGCCAGCCAATCGGCCAGTGCCACCGAATCACAAAGTGAGGCAGCCGCAGGCATGGCAGCGGCAGTGGAGGAAATGTCGGTATCTATTGACCAGGTACGGGACCACGCCCGCGATGCCCAGGCTATCGCTGCGGCTGCCGGAGAGGAGTCACGCAGCGGCGGCCAAGTGGTGCATTCCAGCGCAGAAGAGATGCACCAAGTCTCAACTGCAGTCAATGAAGCTGCCAGCACGATCCGGGAACTCGAGAATTACTCGAACGAGATTTCAGCAGTCATCAACGTTATCCGGGAGGTCGCCGATCAGACTAATTTGCTAGCATTGAATGCCGCCATCGAGGCTGCGCGGGCAGGAGAACAAGGACGTGGGTTTGCTGTTGTCGCCGACGAGGTACGCAAACTCGCCGAACGGACTTCCGAGTCGACCCACACCATCGCCATGGTCATCGACAAGGTGCAGGCTGGCGCTCGTCGTGCTGCCCAGGAAATTGAAAGCGGCGTTTCCCGTGTCAATGATGGCGTTAACCTGGCACATCAGGCGGGTGACTCGATTACGGGCATCCAAAGTGGCGCAGAGCGTGTCGGCAATGCCGTTGCCGATATCGTCAATGCCCTCGACGAGCAGGCCAATGCCACCCAAGAGATTGCCCGAGGTGTCGAGCGCATCGCCAGCATGGCAGAGGAAAATAGCGCCAGTGTGCGCCAAACCTCTAATGCTGCGGATCGCCTTCAGGCCCTGGCCAGGGAACTCGAGCTCTCGGTCGAGCGTTTCCACGTTTGA
- a CDS encoding dihydrofolate reductase — MIAAVARNRAIGKGNQLPWRLPEDMRFFRETTMGAAVIMGRRTWESLPPRFRPLPGRRNIVVTHQEAYRAEGAEVAHGLEAALVLAGQASAFVIGGAELYALALPHARRLVLTEVDLAPEADAFFPEISPAQWRETARRAGVSENGTGFAFVTYERVQA, encoded by the coding sequence TTGATCGCCGCCGTAGCTAGGAACAGAGCCATCGGCAAGGGCAATCAGTTGCCCTGGCGGTTGCCGGAGGACATGCGCTTCTTTCGGGAAACCACCATGGGAGCTGCGGTGATCATGGGGCGTCGCACCTGGGAATCCCTGCCGCCCCGTTTCCGGCCCCTGCCGGGGCGACGCAATATTGTCGTAACCCACCAAGAGGCTTATCGGGCCGAGGGGGCGGAGGTGGCCCATGGTCTTGAGGCGGCCCTGGTGCTTGCGGGTCAGGCGTCCGCCTTCGTCATCGGCGGCGCCGAGCTCTACGCCCTGGCGCTGCCCCATGCCCGCCGCCTGGTTCTGACAGAGGTGGATCTGGCACCGGAGGCCGATGCCTTCTTCCCGGAAATTTCACCTGCCCAATGGCGGGAAACCGCCCGCCGCGCCGGTGTCAGCGAGAACGGGACCGGTTTTGCATTCGTCACCTACGAGCGGGTGCAGGCATAG
- a CDS encoding arginine/lysine/ornithine decarboxylase — protein MRFHFPIIIIDEDFRSENASGLGIRALAKAFEDEGLEVLGVTSYGDLASFAQQQSRASAFILSVDDEELALEPEETLAELRAFVSEIRNRNTEIPIFLHGETRTSRHIPNDVLRELHGFIHMYEDTPEFIARNVKREAKAYLDSLPPPFFRALTHYAADGSYSWHCPGHSGGVAFLKSPVGQMFHQFFGENMLRADVCNAVEELGQLLDHTGPVAASERNAARIFHADHLFFVTNGTSTSNKIVWHSTVAPGDVVIVDRNCHKSILHAIMMTGAIPVFLMPTRNNYGIIGPIPKSEFKWENIQKKIAAHPFAKDVQGKPRVLTITQSTYDGILYNVEDIKAELDGKIETLHFDEAWLPHAAFHDFYGDYHAIGADRPRCKESMVFSTQSTHKLLAGLSQASQILVQDAENNRLDRDVFNEAYLMHTSTSPQYSIIASCDVAAAMMEEPAGTALVEESIAEALDFRRAMRKVDEEWGADWWFKVWGPDDLSEEGIEERAAWMLKTGERWHGFGDLAEGFNMLDPIKATIITPGLDVDGDFADDFGIPAAIVTKYLAEHGVIVEKCGLYSFFIMFTIGITKGRWNTLVTALQQFKDDYDKNHPLWKALPEFVAKHPRYERIGLKDLCTQIHEVYKANDVARLTTEMYLSDMEPAMRPADAFARMAHREIERVAVDALEGRVTAVLLTPYPPGIPLLIPGERFNRSICNYLSFAREFNAGFPGFETDIHGLVKGEDGRYYVDCVAR, from the coding sequence ATGCGCTTTCATTTTCCCATCATCATCATCGACGAGGACTTCCGTTCCGAGAACGCTTCGGGCCTGGGGATTCGTGCCCTGGCCAAGGCCTTCGAGGATGAAGGCCTGGAAGTGCTGGGAGTCACCAGCTACGGCGACCTGGCCTCCTTCGCCCAGCAGCAGAGCCGGGCTTCGGCCTTCATCCTCTCGGTGGATGACGAGGAGCTGGCCCTGGAGCCGGAGGAAACCCTGGCCGAGCTGCGGGCCTTCGTCAGTGAAATCCGCAACCGCAATACCGAGATACCCATCTTCCTTCATGGCGAGACCCGCACCTCCCGGCACATTCCCAACGACGTGCTGCGGGAGCTGCACGGCTTTATCCACATGTACGAGGACACGCCGGAGTTCATTGCCCGCAACGTCAAGCGCGAGGCCAAGGCCTATCTGGATTCCCTGCCGCCGCCGTTTTTCCGCGCTCTTACCCACTACGCTGCCGACGGTTCCTATTCCTGGCATTGCCCCGGCCATTCCGGCGGCGTCGCTTTCCTCAAGAGCCCGGTGGGGCAGATGTTTCACCAGTTCTTCGGCGAGAACATGCTGCGGGCCGATGTCTGCAATGCCGTGGAGGAACTGGGCCAGTTGCTGGACCACACCGGGCCGGTGGCCGCCTCCGAGCGCAACGCGGCGCGGATTTTCCATGCCGACCACCTGTTCTTCGTCACCAACGGCACCTCCACCTCCAACAAGATCGTCTGGCACTCCACGGTGGCCCCCGGCGACGTGGTGATCGTGGACCGCAACTGCCACAAGTCCATCCTCCACGCCATCATGATGACCGGCGCCATACCGGTATTCCTGATGCCCACCCGCAACAACTACGGCATCATCGGGCCGATCCCGAAGAGCGAGTTCAAGTGGGAGAACATCCAGAAGAAGATCGCCGCCCACCCCTTCGCCAAGGATGTTCAGGGCAAGCCCCGAGTGCTGACCATCACCCAGAGCACCTATGACGGCATCCTCTACAACGTGGAGGACATCAAGGCGGAATTGGACGGCAAGATCGAAACCCTGCATTTCGATGAAGCCTGGCTGCCCCACGCCGCCTTCCACGATTTCTACGGCGACTACCATGCCATCGGCGCTGACCGGCCCCGCTGCAAGGAGTCCATGGTGTTCTCCACCCAGTCCACCCACAAGCTGCTGGCAGGCCTTTCCCAGGCCTCACAGATTCTGGTGCAGGATGCCGAGAACAACCGGCTGGACCGGGATGTGTTCAACGAGGCCTACCTGATGCATACCTCCACCTCGCCCCAGTACTCCATCATCGCCTCCTGCGATGTGGCGGCGGCCATGATGGAGGAGCCGGCGGGAACAGCCCTGGTGGAAGAGTCCATCGCCGAGGCCCTGGATTTCCGTCGCGCCATGCGCAAGGTGGATGAGGAATGGGGCGCAGACTGGTGGTTCAAGGTCTGGGGGCCCGATGACCTGTCCGAGGAAGGCATCGAGGAGCGGGCCGCCTGGATGCTCAAAACCGGCGAACGCTGGCACGGTTTCGGCGATCTGGCCGAAGGCTTCAATATGCTGGATCCGATCAAGGCCACCATCATTACCCCGGGCCTCGACGTGGACGGCGACTTCGCCGACGACTTCGGCATCCCCGCCGCCATCGTCACCAAGTACCTGGCCGAGCATGGCGTGATCGTGGAGAAGTGCGGCCTCTACAGCTTCTTCATCATGTTCACCATCGGCATCACCAAAGGCCGCTGGAACACCCTGGTCACCGCTCTGCAACAGTTCAAGGATGACTACGACAAGAACCATCCGCTGTGGAAGGCCCTGCCGGAATTCGTCGCCAAGCATCCTCGCTACGAGCGCATCGGCCTCAAGGATCTATGCACCCAGATTCACGAGGTGTACAAAGCCAACGACGTGGCGCGGCTCACCACCGAGATGTATCTGTCCGACATGGAGCCGGCCATGCGCCCGGCCGATGCCTTCGCCCGCATGGCCCACCGGGAAATCGAGCGGGTGGCGGTGGATGCCCTGGAAGGCCGGGTTACCGCCGTGCTGCTGACCCCCTATCCGCCCGGTATTCCTCTGCTGATTCCGGGAGAGCGCTTCAATCGCAGCATCTGCAACTACCTGAGCTTCGCCCGGGAGTTCAATGCGGGCTTCCCTGGCTTTGAGACCGACATCCACGGACTGGTGAAGGGTGAGGACGGCCGTTATTACGTGGACTGCGTGGCCCGCTGA
- the dcd gene encoding dCTP deaminase: MAIKSDKWIRRMAEQHGMIEPFEPGLVREVNGQKIVSYGTSSYGYDIRCSREFRVFTNINSTIVDPKNFDPSSFVEMDGDYCIIPPNSFALARTMEYFRIPRNVLTVCLGKSTYARCGIIVNVTPFEPEWEGYVTLEFSNTTPLPAKIYAGEGCAQVLFFESDEVCEISYKDRGGKYQGQVGVTLPKI, translated from the coding sequence ATGGCCATCAAATCGGACAAATGGATACGCCGCATGGCGGAGCAGCACGGCATGATCGAACCCTTCGAGCCTGGCCTGGTGCGGGAGGTCAATGGTCAGAAGATCGTCTCCTATGGCACCTCCAGCTACGGCTACGATATCCGCTGCTCGAGGGAATTCCGGGTGTTCACCAACATCAATTCCACCATTGTGGATCCGAAGAACTTTGATCCGAGTTCCTTCGTCGAGATGGATGGCGACTACTGCATCATCCCGCCCAATTCCTTCGCCCTGGCCCGCACCATGGAGTACTTCCGCATCCCGCGCAACGTACTCACGGTCTGCCTGGGCAAGAGCACCTACGCCCGCTGCGGCATCATTGTCAACGTGACGCCCTTCGAGCCCGAATGGGAAGGCTACGTGACCCTGGAGTTCTCCAACACCACGCCCCTGCCCGCCAAGATCTACGCCGGCGAGGGCTGTGCTCAGGTGCTGTTCTTCGAGTCCGACGAAGTCTGCGAGATTTCCTACAAGGACCGGGGCGGCAAGTACCAGGGCCAGGTCGGTGTGACATTGCCCAAGATTTAA